The sequence CCGTTTTTCGCACCCGCCTCGATCGCCATGTTCGCCATGGTGAAGCGCCACGCCATCGACAGGTGCGCGATCCCGTCCCCGGCGTATTCCATCGCCCGATAGAGCGCCCCGTCCACCCCGATCTCGCCGATGATATGGAGGATCACGTCCTTCCCCTCGACCCACTTCGCGGGGCGGCCCGAAAGGACGATCCGAATCGTCTCCGGGACCTTGAGCCACACCTCCCCGGAGAACATCGCCGCGGCGAGGTCGGTGCTCCCCACCCCGGTGGAAAAAGCGCACAGGGCGCCGTAGGTGCAGGTATGGCTGTCCGCGCCGATCACGAGGTCGCCGGGAACGACCAGCCCCTCGTCCGGGAGCAGGACGTGCTCGATTCCCATCCGGCCGACCTCGAAATAGTTCGCGATGCCGAACTCCTTCGCGAACTCGCGCATCAGCTTGACCTGTTCGGCGCTCTTGATGTCCTTGTTCGGCGCGAAGTGGTCTGGCACCAGGGCGATCCGCCCGCGGTCGAACACCGCCGCGGCCCCCAGCGACCGGAACGCCTGGATCGCGATCGGGCTGGTCACGTCGTTGCCGAGGGCGAGATCGACCTTCGCCAGGATCAGCTCTCCCGGCGCCACCTCGTCCCTCCCCGCGTGCCTGGCGAGGATTTTTTCAGTGAGCGTCATGCTCTTGGACCGGCTTCCCGTTTTCCGTGTGCTTTGATCGCCGACGCCGGATCGCGTCGATCACCTCGGCCACCGGCCCGGAAACGATGTATGCGGTTACCAGGACGAAGATCATCACCTGCGGCTCCGCCGCCAGCAGCAGCGCGAGGAAGATGAACACCACCAGCGTGTTGAAGGGGCGCCGCCGGAGCGGCTCGAGGTCCTTGAAGGAGTTGAACCTGACGGTGCTCACCATGAGAAAGGCGAGCACGTAGATCGTCAGGAGCACTGCGAAGTGCTTGAAGCTCCCCGACCCGCCCAGGTAGTAGAAGAGCAGGATCATGGAGGAGACGAAGACCGCCGCCGCCGGGATGGGAAGCCCGTTGAACTGCCCCTTCTCCACCGTGTTGATCTGGACGTTGAAGCGCGCGAGTCGCAGCGCCCCGCAGATGAGGTAGAGGAACGCCGCCAGCCATCCCCATCGGCCGAACGCGGAGAGGGCCCACCCGTAGACGAGGAACGCGGGAGCGACGCCGAAGGTCACGAGATCGGCCAGGGAGTCGTATTCGACGCCGAATCTCGTGGTCGTGTGCGTCATCCGTGCGACGCGGCCATCGATGCCGTCGAGGATCGCCCCGACGACGATCCCGATCGCCGCCTTCTCGAAGTTGCCGTTGTACGTGGACGCGATCGAGTGGAACCCGGCGAACAGGGATCCCGACGTGATGAGGTTCGGCAGGACGTAGACCCCCCGCCGCAGGCCGTCTCCATCGCGCCACCTCCCGCGTCTCATGGGAGAATTCCGATCACGCTCTCGCCGGCCCGGACGTGGTCTCCGGGGGCGACCGACAGCCGCACATCCGCCGGAAGATACAGGTCGACCCGGGAGCCGAACCGGATCATCCCCACCCGCTGTCCCTGGCGCACCGCATCCCCCTCCTTGAGGTCGCACACGATCCGGCGGGCGACGATCCCCGCGATCTGCACATACGTGACCGTGCGCCCTTCCGGCGTGGCGATTGTCACGCCGTTCTGCTCGTTCATGAGCGACGCCTTGTCGACGCTCGCCACGTGGAACTCTCCCTTGTGGTACCGGATCGCCGTCACTCGCCCGGACACCGGCGCCCGGTTGACATGGACATCGATGCCGGACATGAAAATGCTGACCCTCTTGCCGGCCGCCAACGCGTACCGCCCCGGCGGGGACACCCCCGCATAGACGATTCTACCATCGGCGGGAGAGACGACGAGTCCCGTCCCCGACGGCGGCGTCCGGTCGGGGTTCCGGAAGAACCAGAGGGAGAACAGGGCCAGAAGAAGCCCGAGAGCGGCAAGAGGAGCCCCTCTTGGCCAAAGAAGGTACACGACGACCGCGAATGCCGCTCCCCCGAGGATGAAGGGCCATCCCTCCGGCGCGAGCATCGGCCCCTTCTTTCCGCTCAATTCTTCGTCTTGTCGACCAGGCGCCCCTTCGACATCCACGGCATCAACGCCCGAAGCCTGCGGCCGACCTCCTCGATCGGGTGCTCCTCGCCGCGGCGCGTGAGGGCGTTGAAGACCGGGCGATTGGCCTGGTTCTCCAGCATCCACTCCTTCGCGAAGGAACCGCTCTGGATCTCCTCGAGGATCCGCTTCATCTCCGCTTTCGTCTCGGGAGAGACGACGCGCGGGCCACGCGTCAGGTCGCCGTACTGCGCCGTGTTGCTGATCGAGTAGCGCATGTTGGAGATCCCTCCCTCGTAGATGAGGTCGACGATCAGCTTCAGTTCGTGCAGGCACTCGAAGTACGCCATCTCCGGCGCGTACCCCGCCTCCACCAGCGTTTCATACCCCGCGAGCACCAGCGCCGTCGCCCCGCCGCAAAGGACCGCCTGTTCCCCGAAGAGGTCGGTTTCGGTCTCCTCCCGGAAGGACGTTTCGATCACCCCGGCGCGCGCGGCGCCGATCCCCGCCGCGTAGGCGAGCGCCACGTCCTTCGCGTTCCCCGCCGGGTCCTGGTGGACGGCGATGAGCGCCGGCACTCCTTCCCCCTTCAGGTACTGGGCGCGAACGAGGTGACCCGGCCCCTTGGGGGCGACCATGAAGACGTTGACGTCGGGGCGCGGCACGATCTGCCCGAAGTGGATGTTGAAGCCGTGCGCGAACATCAGGTACGCGCCTTTGCGCAGGTTGGGCGCCACCGACTCGCGGTAGATCCCTCCCTGGAGCTCGTCGGGAAGGAGCATGACGACCACGTTCGCCTTCTTCACCACCGAGGCGGCGTCCGCCACCTCGAAGCCGGCGTCCTTCGCCTTCTTCTCGTTCCCGCCGCCGGGGATCTCCCCGACGATGACTTTGAACCCGCTCTCCTTCAGGTTGTTCGCGTGGGCGTGCCCCTGGCTGCCGTACCCGAGGATCGCGATCGTCTTTCCCTTGAGCAGTTCCATCTTCGCATCCTGTTCCCGGTACATGGTGACCATTTCCTCTTCCTCCGTTTCTTCGTTCCTCGAAATTCCCGCGTGACTCCCGCGGCCCCCTACATCCCGCGGGAGATGGCGATCTTGCCGGTCCGCACGATCTCGCGGATGCCCAGGGGCCGGAGCATCTGCAGGAAGGCCTGCACCTTCCCCTCGCCCCCCGTCATCTCGATCGTGTAGCAGCGCAGCGCGACGTCGACGATCCGGGCGCGGAAGATGTCGACCAGCCGCAGCACCTCCTGCTTCCCTTCCCCGTCGGCGTTCACCTTGACGAGCACCAGTTCCCGGTCGACCGTCTCCACGCCCGTGAAGTCGATCACCTTCAGGACCGGAACGAGCTTGTTCAACTGCTTCAGGATCTGCTCGATGATCTGGTCGTTCCCGCTGGTCACGATCGTCATCCGGGAGACCTGCGCATCCATCGTCTCCGCCACGCAGAGCGATTCGATGTTGAACCCGCGACCCGAAAAGAGCCCTGAGACACGGCTCAACACACCGAACTCGTTCTCCACCAGGACGGAAATCGTGTGGCGCATCGCTCTCTTCTCCTTCCGTG is a genomic window of Candidatus Deferrimicrobium sp. containing:
- the ilvC gene encoding ketol-acid reductoisomerase, translated to MYREQDAKMELLKGKTIAILGYGSQGHAHANNLKESGFKVIVGEIPGGGNEKKAKDAGFEVADAASVVKKANVVVMLLPDELQGGIYRESVAPNLRKGAYLMFAHGFNIHFGQIVPRPDVNVFMVAPKGPGHLVRAQYLKGEGVPALIAVHQDPAGNAKDVALAYAAGIGAARAGVIETSFREETETDLFGEQAVLCGGATALVLAGYETLVEAGYAPEMAYFECLHELKLIVDLIYEGGISNMRYSISNTAQYGDLTRGPRVVSPETKAEMKRILEEIQSGSFAKEWMLENQANRPVFNALTRRGEEHPIEEVGRRLRALMPWMSKGRLVDKTKN
- a CDS encoding phosphatidylserine decarboxylase family protein, encoding MSGKKGPMLAPEGWPFILGGAAFAVVVYLLWPRGAPLAALGLLLALFSLWFFRNPDRTPPSGTGLVVSPADGRIVYAGVSPPGRYALAAGKRVSIFMSGIDVHVNRAPVSGRVTAIRYHKGEFHVASVDKASLMNEQNGVTIATPEGRTVTYVQIAGIVARRIVCDLKEGDAVRQGQRVGMIRFGSRVDLYLPADVRLSVAPGDHVRAGESVIGILP
- the pssA gene encoding CDP-diacylglycerol--serine O-phosphatidyltransferase — encoded protein: MRRGRWRDGDGLRRGVYVLPNLITSGSLFAGFHSIASTYNGNFEKAAIGIVVGAILDGIDGRVARMTHTTTRFGVEYDSLADLVTFGVAPAFLVYGWALSAFGRWGWLAAFLYLICGALRLARFNVQINTVEKGQFNGLPIPAAAVFVSSMILLFYYLGGSGSFKHFAVLLTIYVLAFLMVSTVRFNSFKDLEPLRRRPFNTLVVFIFLALLLAAEPQVMIFVLVTAYIVSGPVAEVIDAIRRRRSKHTENGKPVQEHDAH
- the leuC gene encoding 3-isopropylmalate dehydratase large subunit, with product MTLTEKILARHAGRDEVAPGELILAKVDLALGNDVTSPIAIQAFRSLGAAAVFDRGRIALVPDHFAPNKDIKSAEQVKLMREFAKEFGIANYFEVGRMGIEHVLLPDEGLVVPGDLVIGADSHTCTYGALCAFSTGVGSTDLAAAMFSGEVWLKVPETIRIVLSGRPAKWVEGKDVILHIIGEIGVDGALYRAMEYAGDGIAHLSMAWRFTMANMAIEAGAKNGIFPFDTATKAYSDGRAKRKYEVVTVDPGARYADEIAVDLSALEPMVAFPHLPENTRRLSQVGNIPIDQVVVGSCTNGRIEDLRSAAAVIRGRKVHDGVRMLIFPATQEIYLQAMREGLMEAFVTAGAAFSTPTCGPCLGGHMGILAKGERAISTTNRNFVGRMGHPESEVYLSNPAGAAASAVLGRIGGPDELP
- the ilvN gene encoding acetolactate synthase small subunit; the encoded protein is MRHTISVLVENEFGVLSRVSGLFSGRGFNIESLCVAETMDAQVSRMTIVTSGNDQIIEQILKQLNKLVPVLKVIDFTGVETVDRELVLVKVNADGEGKQEVLRLVDIFRARIVDVALRCYTIEMTGGEGKVQAFLQMLRPLGIREIVRTGKIAISRGM